In the Flavobacterium acetivorans genome, one interval contains:
- a CDS encoding TonB-dependent receptor, which yields MGINKIIFVFVALWLGFSSFAQSARVKGIILDKNNQPIANVNVSCSGIGTRSDANGFYQIKISANQKTTILFTHIALKKATISLTLKANEVYEFNLVMNDQQEQIGEIIVTAANRKEIHGVTVFDPELFRKIPGANAGIESILKTLPGVNSNNELSTQYAVRGGNYDENLVYVNEIEVYRPFLIRSGQQEGLSFTNTDLVQNVDFSAGGFQAKYGDKLSSVLDITYRKPTNSGASFEASLLGASLSVDAVSRDKKWNAITGIRYRNNSLLVKSQDTQTNFKPSFVDVQTNVNYQASAKWQWSFLGNISQNKYQYEPLTRQTKFGTIDKPMALSVYYEGQEKDQYDTYFGAIKTIFKVSDNFTLKFIGSAFHTLEQEYFDILAQYRLGEVDSNIGSESYGDVSFTRGIGSQLNHARNDLDAFIINAEIKGFHDWKKNQLEWGIKYTRESIRDRVIEWEVIDSAGFSINPPIIDLPKKDEPYYSYTGPLVPYQNVRTTNYNTINRFSAYGQWSRKGEIGNSEVWYNVGVRVHSWEVLGALEQAKSQFTFSPRAQLALKPNWEKEMVFRISGGWYHQLPFYRELRAADGMVRPNVKAQQSVHFVASNDYSFEMWSRPFKLISELYYKSLTDVNTYTIDNVRIRYEASNTAKAYAQGLDFRLNGEFVPGTESWFSFGYLKTEENSEGKGYIARPTDQRLKFGILFQDYMPTIPSMKLYLNLVYNTGLPGGSPSYSDPYLYQNRLNDYRRVDIGFSKVLVDNAIGKSKTNWLGSFKELSVGLEIFNLFNNQNAITNTWVRDVYSKSEYAIPNYMTTRVFNVKLSAKL from the coding sequence TTGGGCATCAATAAGATAATCTTTGTTTTCGTTGCATTATGGCTGGGATTTTCTTCTTTTGCTCAATCAGCGCGAGTAAAAGGGATTATTTTAGATAAAAATAACCAACCCATAGCTAATGTAAATGTGTCTTGTTCCGGTATTGGAACAAGATCTGATGCAAATGGTTTTTATCAGATAAAAATTTCTGCGAATCAAAAGACGACTATTTTATTTACCCATATTGCTTTAAAAAAAGCAACTATTTCGCTCACTTTAAAAGCAAATGAAGTCTATGAATTCAATTTGGTTATGAATGACCAACAGGAACAAATAGGTGAAATTATAGTTACTGCCGCTAATAGAAAAGAAATTCATGGAGTTACTGTTTTTGATCCTGAGCTTTTTCGTAAAATACCCGGTGCTAATGCCGGAATCGAAAGTATCCTGAAAACTTTGCCGGGCGTAAACTCGAATAATGAACTAAGTACCCAATATGCGGTGCGAGGAGGGAATTATGACGAGAACTTAGTTTACGTGAATGAAATAGAAGTATATCGCCCTTTTTTGATTCGTTCCGGTCAGCAGGAAGGATTGAGTTTTACCAATACTGATTTGGTTCAAAATGTTGATTTTTCTGCTGGTGGTTTTCAGGCTAAATATGGAGATAAACTTTCGTCAGTTTTGGATATAACTTATCGAAAACCAACAAATTCTGGCGCAAGCTTTGAGGCGAGTTTACTTGGAGCAAGCTTGAGCGTAGATGCCGTTTCCAGAGACAAAAAATGGAACGCTATTACCGGGATTCGTTATAGAAACAATAGTCTTTTAGTGAAAAGTCAGGACACCCAGACTAATTTTAAACCAAGCTTTGTAGATGTTCAAACTAATGTAAACTATCAAGCTTCGGCAAAATGGCAATGGAGTTTTTTAGGGAATATTTCTCAAAATAAGTACCAATATGAACCTTTGACCCGCCAGACTAAATTTGGTACTATCGATAAGCCGATGGCCCTTTCTGTTTATTATGAAGGGCAGGAAAAAGATCAATACGATACTTATTTTGGAGCCATAAAAACCATTTTTAAGGTTTCGGATAATTTTACATTGAAATTTATAGGTTCAGCATTTCATACTTTAGAACAAGAATATTTCGATATTTTGGCCCAATACCGTTTGGGAGAAGTAGATTCAAATATTGGTTCTGAGAGCTATGGTGACGTTTCTTTTACCAGAGGGATTGGTTCGCAGCTCAATCATGCCCGGAACGATTTGGACGCTTTTATAATCAATGCCGAAATAAAAGGGTTTCACGATTGGAAAAAAAACCAATTGGAATGGGGAATTAAATATACCCGTGAATCCATTCGAGATCGTGTAATAGAATGGGAGGTGATTGATTCGGCAGGTTTTTCGATAAATCCACCTATTATTGATTTGCCAAAAAAGGACGAGCCTTATTATTCTTATACGGGCCCATTGGTTCCTTATCAAAATGTGCGCACCACTAATTATAATACCATCAATAGATTTTCGGCTTATGGTCAATGGAGCCGCAAAGGAGAAATTGGCAATAGCGAAGTTTGGTACAATGTCGGCGTACGTGTTCACAGCTGGGAAGTTTTAGGTGCGCTAGAGCAAGCTAAATCTCAGTTTACTTTTAGTCCCAGGGCGCAGTTGGCGTTAAAGCCAAATTGGGAGAAAGAAATGGTTTTTAGGATTTCGGGAGGATGGTATCATCAGCTGCCTTTTTACAGGGAACTTAGAGCCGCCGATGGAATGGTGCGACCCAATGTCAAAGCACAACAATCCGTTCATTTTGTCGCAAGTAATGATTATAGTTTTGAGATGTGGAGTCGCCCTTTTAAGCTTATTTCAGAACTGTATTATAAATCACTAACAGATGTAAATACCTATACGATTGACAATGTCCGGATACGTTATGAGGCTTCTAATACTGCCAAAGCTTATGCGCAAGGATTGGATTTTCGTTTGAATGGAGAATTTGTCCCGGGAACTGAATCTTGGTTTAGCTTTGGTTATCTCAAAACAGAGGAAAATAGCGAAGGTAAAGGATACATCGCCAGACCAACAGATCAGCGTTTGAAATTCGGAATTTTGTTTCAAGATTACATGCCTACTATTCCAAGTATGAAATTGTATTTGAATTTGGTTTATAACACCGGATTGCCTGGTGGTTCGCCATCGTATTCTGATCCTTATTTGTATCAAAACAGATTGAATGATTATCGCAGGGTTGATATTGGGTTTTCCAAAGTTTTAGTCGATAATGCGATAGGAAAGTCAAAAACAAATTGGTTAGGGAGTTTCAAAGAACTTTCCGTGGGATTGGAAATTTTTAATCTGTTTAATAATCAAAATGCAATTACAAATACTTGGGTTCGCGATGTGTATTCAAAAAGCGAATATGCGATTCCAAATTATATGACCACCAGAGTGTTTAATGTGAAGTTAAGTGCCAAGCTGTAG
- a CDS encoding M23 family metallopeptidase, translating to MKFTLIFLLFCGLSFGQTEYPKDYFRSPLDIPMQLSGNFGELRPNHFHAGLDFKTLQKEGLSVHAVADGYVSRIKVSTFGNGKAIYITHPNGYTTVYCHLQRTTDAIEDYIKKAHYKEKSFEMELFLKPNELVVKKGQIIALSGNTGSSEGPHLHFEFRDSKTEKIINPMLFGFDKLITDTKKPVVSAVYVYPLDAKTSVNQSKRPLLLNVSLQKDGTYLANKVVANGKIGFGITAVDYDNVSFNKNGAYKVQSYWNGKANFGYQFDTYAFDEMRYINALVDYSKYKKTSQRVQKLFMVNPFKLSIIKTDETNGVLTILPNLTSVYRIEVSDFYGNTTSVSIPISYDLSTPVVEKEATVSNYFVKVNKDNSFAKNNMSVFFPAGTFYEDFDMNFDVRNDTLFLHDDTVPAHSNFTISIESNKYTDAQKEKVFIADIDKNGKMGYNSTYRKDNVFSTKVRTLGKYTLAIDTIAPVISIAKSIEGKWLSTEKKLQLSISDSRSGIKTYNGYLNGNWILFEYDNKTRKITHNFSDGIVTEGANQLKVVVTDNVGNSAVFETAFFRSQK from the coding sequence ATGAAATTTACCCTTATTTTTCTATTGTTTTGCGGTCTTAGCTTTGGACAAACAGAATACCCAAAAGACTATTTTAGATCGCCACTTGATATACCGATGCAGTTGTCAGGGAATTTTGGAGAGTTGAGACCCAATCATTTTCATGCCGGTTTGGATTTTAAGACCTTGCAAAAAGAAGGGCTTTCGGTTCATGCTGTCGCTGATGGCTATGTATCCAGAATAAAGGTTTCTACTTTTGGAAACGGAAAGGCTATTTATATCACACATCCAAACGGATACACCACCGTTTATTGTCATTTACAGCGAACCACCGATGCAATTGAGGATTATATCAAGAAAGCGCATTATAAAGAAAAATCATTCGAAATGGAGCTGTTCTTAAAACCGAATGAGTTGGTCGTGAAAAAGGGTCAAATTATTGCTCTCTCTGGGAATACCGGTTCATCCGAAGGGCCGCATTTGCATTTTGAATTTCGAGACAGCAAAACCGAAAAAATCATCAACCCGATGCTATTTGGGTTTGATAAGTTGATTACGGATACTAAAAAACCGGTTGTTTCGGCAGTTTATGTTTATCCTTTGGATGCAAAAACATCGGTTAATCAATCTAAGCGTCCTTTATTGCTCAATGTTTCTTTGCAAAAAGACGGAACTTATCTGGCGAATAAAGTGGTTGCCAATGGAAAAATAGGCTTTGGTATCACAGCAGTCGATTATGATAATGTTTCTTTTAATAAAAACGGTGCTTATAAAGTACAGAGTTATTGGAATGGCAAAGCTAATTTTGGATACCAATTTGACACCTATGCTTTTGATGAAATGCGCTATATAAACGCTTTGGTAGATTATTCAAAGTATAAGAAAACCTCTCAACGAGTTCAGAAATTATTCATGGTCAATCCGTTTAAATTAAGTATCATAAAAACCGATGAGACAAATGGAGTTTTAACAATACTTCCTAATTTGACTTCGGTCTATCGTATTGAAGTTTCTGATTTTTATGGCAATACAACTTCTGTTTCAATTCCGATTAGTTATGATTTGTCTACTCCCGTTGTTGAGAAGGAAGCGACAGTGTCAAATTATTTTGTAAAAGTCAACAAAGACAATAGTTTTGCCAAGAACAACATGTCAGTATTTTTCCCCGCGGGTACTTTTTATGAGGATTTTGATATGAATTTTGATGTAAGAAACGATACCTTGTTTCTTCATGATGATACCGTTCCGGCACATTCTAATTTTACAATTTCTATCGAAAGTAATAAGTATACTGACGCGCAAAAAGAAAAGGTTTTTATAGCTGATATTGATAAAAACGGAAAAATGGGCTACAATTCAACTTATAGAAAAGACAATGTGTTCTCGACCAAAGTGAGAACATTGGGCAAATATACTTTGGCCATAGATACTATCGCACCAGTTATTTCTATTGCAAAATCGATTGAAGGAAAATGGTTGAGCACAGAGAAGAAGCTTCAATTATCCATTAGTGACAGCAGATCTGGTATAAAAACATACAATGGTTATTTGAATGGGAATTGGATTTTATTTGAATACGATAACAAAACCAGAAAAATAACACATAATTTTAGTGACGGAATTGTGACTGAAGGCGCTAATCAATTAAAAGTGGTAGTGACCGATAATGTAGGAAATTCAGCTGTATTTGAGACAGCTTTCTTTAGAAGTCAAAAATAA
- a CDS encoding cell division protein ZapA encodes MDEKLKIKISIADRVYPLTVELSQEEGLRSASKKIDVMIKQFEENYAVRDKQDVLAMCALQFASQVEQKQIDNTINGEETIDRIKKINALLDQYLDN; translated from the coding sequence ATGGACGAAAAGCTTAAAATTAAAATATCAATTGCAGACAGAGTCTACCCGCTAACGGTAGAACTCTCTCAAGAGGAAGGACTTAGAAGTGCTTCTAAAAAAATTGACGTGATGATAAAGCAATTTGAAGAAAATTATGCTGTTCGTGATAAGCAAGATGTTTTGGCAATGTGTGCCTTACAATTTGCCTCTCAAGTAGAACAAAAACAAATTGACAATACTATTAATGGTGAAGAGACCATTGATAGAATTAAAAAAATCAATGCGCTTTTAGATCAATATCTCGACAATTAA
- the rny gene encoding ribonuclease Y has translation MDILTIVISGIIGIAAGFGIAKIIEKSNISNLIKNAKKEAVSILKDANLEAENIKKDKILQAKEKFIELKSEHEQVILARDKKVAEVEKRIRDKESQVSNELSKAKKVNDDFETKTAEYNAKIEILDKKQLEVDKLHKSQLQQLEVISGLSAEEAKNQLVEGLKAEAKTKAMSHIQDTIEEAKLTAQQEAKKIIINTIQRVGTEEAVENCVSVFNIESDDVKGRIIGREGRNIRALEAATGVEIIVDDTPEAIILSCFDPVRREIARLALHKLVTDGRIHPARIEEVVAKTAKQIDDEIIEVGKRTVIDLGIHGLHPELIKVVGRMKYRSSYGQNLLQHSREVSKLCGIMAAELGLNVKLAKRAGLLHDIGKVPDTESDLPHALLGMQWAEKYGEKEEVCNAIGAHHDEIEMKSLLSPIIQVCDAISGARPGARRQVLDSYIQRLKDLEEVAYGFTGVKNAYAIQAGRELRVIVESEKVSDDNAASLSFEISQKIQTEMTYPGQVKVTVIRETRAVNIAK, from the coding sequence ATGGACATATTAACGATCGTCATTTCAGGTATTATAGGTATTGCAGCAGGTTTTGGGATAGCCAAAATCATAGAAAAAAGCAATATTTCCAATTTAATCAAAAACGCTAAAAAAGAAGCCGTCTCTATTTTAAAAGATGCCAACCTTGAAGCTGAAAACATTAAAAAAGATAAAATTCTTCAAGCAAAAGAGAAATTTATCGAATTGAAATCCGAACACGAACAAGTAATTCTAGCCAGAGACAAAAAAGTGGCTGAAGTAGAAAAAAGAATCAGAGATAAAGAATCCCAAGTCTCTAATGAACTTTCTAAAGCCAAGAAAGTAAACGATGATTTTGAAACAAAAACAGCCGAATACAACGCTAAAATCGAAATTTTAGACAAGAAACAACTTGAAGTTGATAAATTACACAAAAGTCAATTACAACAACTTGAAGTAATCTCAGGATTATCTGCCGAAGAAGCTAAAAATCAATTAGTTGAAGGGCTAAAAGCCGAAGCTAAAACGAAGGCAATGTCTCATATTCAAGATACCATTGAAGAGGCTAAATTGACCGCACAACAAGAAGCTAAGAAAATCATCATCAACACGATACAGAGAGTAGGAACAGAAGAAGCAGTAGAAAATTGCGTATCTGTATTCAACATCGAATCAGATGACGTAAAAGGAAGAATCATTGGCCGTGAAGGTAGAAATATTCGTGCATTAGAGGCCGCAACAGGTGTTGAAATCATTGTAGATGACACTCCGGAAGCAATTATCCTTTCTTGTTTTGATCCTGTTCGTAGAGAAATTGCCCGCTTAGCACTCCATAAATTGGTAACTGATGGTCGTATTCACCCGGCACGTATTGAAGAAGTTGTTGCCAAAACAGCCAAACAAATTGATGACGAGATAATCGAAGTTGGAAAACGCACCGTTATCGATTTAGGAATTCACGGTTTACACCCTGAATTAATCAAAGTAGTAGGACGTATGAAATACCGTTCTTCTTACGGACAAAACTTATTGCAACACTCCCGTGAAGTTTCTAAACTTTGTGGTATTATGGCCGCTGAATTAGGCTTAAACGTTAAACTTGCTAAAAGAGCCGGTTTATTACACGATATTGGTAAAGTTCCAGATACCGAAAGTGATTTACCGCATGCACTTTTAGGAATGCAATGGGCTGAGAAATACGGTGAAAAAGAAGAAGTTTGCAACGCCATTGGCGCGCATCACGACGAGATAGAAATGAAATCCTTATTATCTCCAATTATCCAAGTTTGTGATGCAATTTCAGGAGCTAGACCAGGAGCCAGAAGACAAGTATTAGATTCTTACATCCAACGTTTGAAAGACTTGGAAGAAGTAGCTTATGGATTTACAGGTGTAAAAAATGCTTATGCCATTCAAGCCGGTAGAGAACTTCGTGTTATTGTAGAAAGCGAAAAAGTTTCTGATGATAATGCCGCCTCTTTATCATTTGAAATATCTCAAAAAATCCAAACAGAGATGACTTACCCAGGACAAGTTAAAGTAACAGTAATTAGAGAAACTAGAGCGGTGAACATCGCTAAATAA
- the xerD gene encoding site-specific tyrosine recombinase XerD: MSWDSYIKSYQSYLKIERGLSKNTIANYTFDIERLCLFLSENNIVVSPLKISEESVQQFVYTISSQVNARSQARIISGLKSFFGYLIFEDYRVDNPLELIEAPRTGRKLPDTLSVDEIDVLIQAIDLSSNEGERNRAMLETLYGCGLRVSELVSLKISDLFFDEGFIKITGKGNKQRFVPVGKLAQKYIQLYKDTMRNQVKVKKEFGDTLFLNRRGGQLTRAMIFTIIKDLAVKIDLNKKISPHTFRHSFATHLLENGADLRSIQLMLGHESITTTEIYLHLDRKFLKEVVNNFHPRKSVK, translated from the coding sequence ATGAGTTGGGATTCGTACATCAAAAGTTATCAGTCTTATTTGAAGATAGAGCGTGGTTTGTCAAAGAACACCATCGCCAATTATACTTTTGATATTGAGCGTTTGTGTCTTTTTCTTTCCGAGAATAATATTGTTGTTTCTCCGCTTAAAATTAGCGAGGAAAGTGTTCAACAATTTGTATATACTATTTCAAGTCAAGTTAATGCCCGTTCACAAGCCAGAATAATCTCCGGTCTTAAAAGTTTTTTTGGTTATCTGATATTTGAGGATTACCGTGTAGACAATCCGTTGGAACTTATTGAGGCACCCAGAACAGGAAGGAAGTTACCGGATACTTTAAGTGTGGATGAAATTGATGTTCTTATTCAGGCAATCGATTTAAGTTCAAACGAAGGCGAAAGGAACCGTGCCATGTTGGAGACACTTTATGGATGCGGGTTACGGGTTTCTGAATTGGTATCTTTAAAAATATCCGATTTGTTTTTTGATGAAGGTTTTATTAAAATCACAGGAAAAGGAAATAAGCAGCGGTTTGTGCCTGTGGGTAAATTGGCTCAAAAGTATATTCAGCTTTATAAAGATACAATGCGAAATCAGGTGAAAGTTAAGAAAGAATTTGGCGATACCTTGTTCTTGAATAGAAGAGGAGGTCAGCTAACAAGGGCTATGATTTTTACTATTATAAAAGATCTTGCGGTTAAAATAGATTTAAATAAAAAGATTAGTCCGCATACTTTTCGTCATTCTTTTGCTACGCATCTTCTTGAAAATGGTGCCGATTTGCGATCCATTCAGTTAATGTTGGGACACGAATCCATAACTACAACTGAAATTTACTTGCATTTGGACAGGAAGTTTTTGAAGGAGGTTGTTAATAATTTTCATCCAAGAAAAAGTGTTAAATAA
- a CDS encoding outer membrane beta-barrel protein, with product MKKNILTAAAVFVFGFVNAQEAKFGVKAGADFASMHGKFAGNSYSESETGFYVGGFVDVAVSDKFHVQPELLYVSVKDLDQIQIPVLAKFGVAEKFNVLAGPNFGFILDAGEGAKSFNLGLDLGASYDLTGNLSLDAKYNYGLTNLIDGGNSNFSTKLSGLFVGLGYKF from the coding sequence ATGAAAAAAAATATTTTAACTGCTGCGGCTGTATTTGTATTTGGCTTTGTAAATGCCCAAGAAGCTAAATTTGGTGTAAAAGCGGGTGCCGATTTCGCGTCAATGCATGGTAAATTTGCTGGCAATTCTTATAGTGAATCTGAAACTGGTTTTTACGTTGGTGGTTTTGTAGATGTTGCAGTTTCAGATAAATTCCATGTTCAACCTGAATTGTTGTATGTTTCAGTTAAAGATTTAGATCAAATTCAAATTCCAGTTCTTGCCAAATTTGGTGTAGCGGAAAAATTTAATGTATTAGCTGGACCAAATTTTGGATTTATTTTAGACGCAGGTGAAGGAGCTAAATCTTTTAATTTAGGTTTAGATTTAGGGGCGTCTTATGATTTAACTGGAAATTTATCTTTGGATGCAAAATATAATTATGGTTTGACTAACTTAATTGATGGAGGTAACAGTAATTTTAGTACAAAACTTAGTGGACTTTTTGTAGGTTTAGGATATAAATTCTAA
- a CDS encoding porin family protein, which yields MKKIILTAVAVFAFGFANAQEAKFGVKGGLNFANFSGDIQDNTTLVGFNVGGFAEINVSDKFAIQPELLYSTQGADGDGGNFKTAYVNIPVMVKYLAAPKFNLEVGPQVGFLTSAKVKEDGGLSGDVKKLFKSTDFGLNFGAGYDFTEKISVGVRYNLGLSNLFTEEFDALLGEKTKVYNSVLSLSLACKF from the coding sequence ATGAAAAAAATTATTTTGACAGCAGTGGCTGTATTTGCATTTGGATTTGCTAATGCTCAAGAAGCTAAATTTGGAGTAAAAGGGGGATTGAATTTTGCTAATTTTTCGGGTGATATACAAGATAATACCACATTAGTTGGTTTTAATGTTGGTGGTTTTGCTGAAATTAATGTTTCGGATAAATTTGCTATACAACCTGAGTTATTATATTCTACACAAGGAGCTGATGGTGATGGAGGGAATTTTAAAACGGCTTATGTTAATATTCCTGTTATGGTTAAGTATTTAGCCGCTCCAAAATTTAATTTAGAAGTTGGTCCTCAAGTCGGTTTTTTGACGTCTGCAAAAGTGAAAGAGGATGGAGGGCTATCAGGTGACGTAAAAAAATTATTTAAATCAACAGATTTTGGATTGAACTTTGGTGCCGGATATGATTTTACAGAAAAAATTTCTGTGGGGGTTCGTTACAATTTAGGTTTGTCTAATCTTTTTACTGAAGAATTTGATGCTCTTTTGGGTGAAAAGACTAAAGTTTATAACTCTGTTTTATCATTGTCATTGGCTTGTAAATTTTAA
- a CDS encoding porin family protein: protein MKKAFLIATIFLGMSASIHAQSVKFGIKAGLNYANQTGTDITINSINYKTEAITSYHAGFVAEIKLLNKLAIQPELMYSTQGATYKNAIDEFKNDLGYVSIPLLVKIYLSDSFSLELGPQASFLLSGKDDVKFQDQSTFDAAAVGGLGLKVTKNLFLQARYGLGLTDFSKNAQTKNSVVQVSAGILF from the coding sequence ATGAAAAAAGCATTTTTAATTGCCACAATTTTTCTTGGTATGTCGGCAAGCATCCATGCCCAATCTGTTAAATTCGGAATCAAAGCCGGACTAAATTATGCCAATCAAACAGGTACTGATATTACCATAAACAGTATCAATTACAAGACAGAAGCCATCACAAGCTATCACGCCGGTTTTGTTGCCGAAATCAAACTTTTGAATAAGTTAGCTATCCAACCCGAGTTGATGTATTCTACACAAGGAGCCACTTACAAAAACGCAATTGACGAATTTAAAAATGACTTAGGCTATGTTTCTATACCGCTTTTGGTAAAAATTTACCTAAGCGATAGCTTCAGCTTGGAGTTAGGACCACAAGCCTCATTTTTATTGAGCGGCAAAGACGATGTTAAATTCCAAGACCAAAGTACTTTTGATGCAGCGGCTGTTGGCGGATTAGGATTAAAAGTAACAAAAAACCTATTTCTTCAAGCTAGATATGGCTTAGGATTAACCGATTTTTCTAAAAATGCTCAAACTAAGAACTCTGTAGTTCAGGTTTCGGCAGGAATCCTTTTCTAA
- the aroQ gene encoding type II 3-dehydroquinate dehydratase — MKISIINGPNLNLLGKREPEVYGSQTFEEYFTGLQIKHPTIEFSYFQSNIEGELIDKIQEFGFSYDGIILNAGAYTHTSIGIGDAIKAISTPVVEVHISNTFSRESFRHQSYISGNAKGVILGFGLRSYDLAIQSFL, encoded by the coding sequence ATGAAAATCAGCATCATCAACGGCCCAAATCTTAATCTTTTAGGAAAAAGAGAACCAGAAGTATACGGTAGCCAAACTTTTGAGGAGTATTTTACTGGCCTTCAAATAAAACATCCCACAATAGAATTCAGCTATTTTCAAAGTAATATAGAAGGCGAATTGATTGATAAAATTCAGGAATTTGGTTTTTCATATGATGGAATTATTCTTAATGCTGGCGCTTATACCCACACCTCAATTGGTATTGGCGACGCCATAAAAGCAATAAGTACTCCAGTTGTAGAAGTCCATATTTCGAATACTTTTTCTCGTGAAAGCTTCAGACACCAATCCTACATTTCTGGTAATGCCAAAGGAGTTATTTTAGGTTTCGGATTACGAAGTTATGACTTGGCTATCCAGTCTTTTTTATGA